The Labeo rohita strain BAU-BD-2019 chromosome 22, IGBB_LRoh.1.0, whole genome shotgun sequence genomic sequence AAAAGCCTCCATTTTTCTTACCTTCACAGCTTCTTGCAGTTCCTGAAGCCTTGTCGGGTCACCCAGCGTTGGCATTACGAAGGATGCTCCTCATTACTGGAACCAGCCGACTCTCCACActtcaaacacttgtcttgtctgtGTGTGACCTGAGTGTCTCACCTGCCTCGCAGCGTTGATTAAACGCTCTCCTCTCTGACTCGTGGCTTCTCTTTGGTGTGAAGTGTGATTAAAAGTTAGAGGCTGCCTGTTCGCCTCTTTATGAGATCAGCCCACAAGCCGCTGTCTGTGTCTACTTCTTTTAACACAGAGTTGATGGCTCTACACACCATGGCCCACATGTCCCTCACATACGTGTACCAgtgggggtgtgtgtgtgtgtgtttcatttgttaaaaaaaaaaaaaaatcagatatgGAAAGCCACTCTTATCGATTGTTCCCATAAGCATTTCTGATACTAGTCTACTCTCACCCTTGACTGGGTCCTTGCTGCTCATCTTCATTTTCGGccattaactaaaattatgaaggctttaaatttaagtttaaggAAAATTCTGTCCTTGATAACCTTCAAAataggcaaaaaaaaattccactgcTGCAGCCTCCATAATCTCCTTTAACATTCATGTTAATAGTcaattaatatgcattgttcAAAACGTTTTCCCACCAACCGTGAATATTGTCACATCATTGCTAGCTCCTCCTTTCAGATGAGTGACTACATAATAATTCCAATAATTCTATTTTTCTAGTTTGCTTTGCAATTGTTTTGTGATGTTACCACACATATAACCTACACAAAGACTTATTTCCTCAATAATTAGAAGAACACAACACTTACAGTAGCTTTTGTCAGATGGCTAGTTTGGAGGGTTGACGGGTACGTTATATGTGTAACCTATTATCAAGGTCAGCGCGCCCCCTACTGGTTATTCTTATAGCTGTCAGCATTTAATTCCGAACTTTAATAGAAGGTATGCAGTCCATGATAAGTTTCTTTATCCttcacttttattaaaaaataaataaccagaCAAACAAGTAATTTCATCCATCAAGAGGGTATAACGCAGTCACGCATACGGAAGTGCACGGAAATACAGACGTTTTCAAATTTTCTATAAAGCTTCATATTGATTAATTATGATATAGGCAACGCTTATTATAAATTTAAGGCTTTATGAACTAGTGTAGACGATGGAAGACTTATTTTAAGGTAAGGATTCACTTTTTGTTTCTTAACCGACGACGCTATGCTCACACTTTTATACATCAACGGTcgtgtttaatgtgtttatgtgaggtttattttttatttttttaacggCTGTGTTGACACTTACTTACGTGAAAACTTTATTGAACGTAATCTTAAACTAGGTATAGTTGTCTATATCTTAATTTCACCGTGCTAGCGGCGTTTAATGCTAGTTATTTCAATGctaacattttgaatgatctCTCTCAGCTTACATATACGAAATGATCGCTTAGTTTTCGGTAATATAATGTTGTAGTTGATCTTAAAGCATATGTAATGCAAAATGAAGACATTAGAGCACCATTTGGGGTTTATTGGTAGCGTTAGATCTTTTTGGAGAACATCTAGGCATTACTTCACATAGGCCAGTTCTCTGAAGAAGCTCCAGGGGTTCTCCAACAGTTTTAGTCAGGGTATTGATCTGAGgatcatatttttacataacatcTATATCACtgactgttttcttttcttaaatCATCTTCCAtcgttataataataaaaaaaatactacaaggAAATTCTATACAGTACTTTTGAGCTGGACTTGTCTATTTACACCTCTAAATTTGTCTTTATTCTACTTCACACACTCGAGTACATGTACATCCACACACCAGAAGTGTGAACATGCGGTTTGACGAGCCTGAGTTCAATCAGATATCAGACAATTTTACCCCAGCCTGAAACTACATTCATTGTGACCATGTttcatatttaatcatttactgTGCAGATACCCCCCATATATTAATAGGGGATAATTTATGAATAGTTAACTACACAATGACTAGCAAACTTCTATGTACAAAATAGTACAAAGCAGTTGGAGTCCAGCAATCCACAACAACTGAAACCATGTTGTTTAATTGGTGTGTTGCAGCAGCCACaaattttttgtctgtttttcctTTACGTGGAACATTACGAAAACATTACGGCTTTGGTGAAaggtttgtttttgatgttgtaACCGGTTAGAACTAGTATTTCACACAAGCACAGtgaatactaataataatttccaTTACATCAATGCAAAAGTGCTTGTGTAGATTCACAAACCTTGATCAGATTTATATGCAATAAGCAAAGAAGGCAAATGAGAGTAAAATGAACTACTTTTATTACAATTGGCCAAAATCATATTATCCACGTTTTGGTTTATCTAGCACTTGCTAGGTTGTATGTTGAGACTGCCTTGCACATGACTACATTAAGCACAGCTAAtgccttaaaaaacaaacaaacaaacaaacaaacaaaaacagttcgcCCAAGTGGTTCCCTAAgtactttctttcttcatcaaaacacaGCATTAGATGTTTGATCAATCGTTTttcaatgaaagtcagtggggtccaaaaccaacagtgacttttaaaaaactgacattATTCAAATGCATGCCCTacagatgaacaaaagtcaAACATTTGGagcgacacaagggtgagtagaCAAATACAGTCCATTTTTGGCTGAATGATCCCTTTAAGCAGGTTATCACAAGGAAAAATTGTTGAGGCAGTGTTGCTGCTGATTAAGAGTTCTCTGAGCAAAAGATTCTTTTGAGCTGTCCTGAGATCTCAGCAGACAGCATGCTGTACCTGCTGTTGAAGTTCCAGAGGGACCTTACGCCATTACGAGATCCGTCTGCGTCTCGCAGCGACAGAGGGAGGGACAGCGGCCAGTTAGGATGAAGAGGAGATGGACGCAAAGACGACGACCCCCAAGGTAGCATCTGGTTGCTGTGCTGGGTGGCTAAGTGGCTCAACCCAGGCAGCAGCTGAGTGGGGGGTGGTGAGGCTGCAGATGCTCTTTGGGCCGGAAACAGTTGTGGGTGGCTTGGTGGGTCGTTGCTGGAAGAGACCTGTGGGTGTGATGCTGTCTCTGTGTCTACTGGGTCAGCATTGTTGTCCAAATGGCTAATCTGTGAAGGCAGGTTGGCGCTTTTAGGAGGCACCCGCAGGGGCGAGATGAATGGAGATGAGCCTTGCCAAGAGTGGTAGAGCTCTGGAGCTTCTGCAGCAGAACCGGTAGGCAAACCCCACAGGGAAGGCTTGAGACGGGATGCAACAGGATAGTGTAAGGGCACTATGGGATGATTGACATCCAGACCTCGTCCAATCCCCATGTGATACTGCAAACTCAACACCTCGGCTCTGAGCTGGGCGTTCTCCTCGCTCAGAGCCAGAAGTTGTCCCTCCAACATGAAGTCATTGAGTCGTCGCTTCTCTCTTGAACGCTTGGCGGCCTCGTTGTTCTTCTTCCGCTTCACCCAATACGACGCGTCCTTTTTTTCAGCAGGAGTCATCTCGCGTTTACGTCGTCGGTTGGGTATGAGCGGGTTGCGGTATGACTGAAGGTGGAAGAGTCGATGTGCCAGTACGGATGAGCCTGTGAGTGGCAGAAGCCGCCTTAGACTTCCAGGATCGTCTTTGCTTGGCAAGATCTCGCCTGTGGAGGAGGGAAGACAAGCGTCTGCTAGATGCTCGGGACTTCTTATGTTGCTCATTGTTCTGGAAAGATAAAGGCCTTGATGATCATAGGTCCAAGAGTCAAATCAATACTTTAACGCTTGAGAACTGCACGTAATTGTTGGTTTTGCTCTACACTCTTAGCCAtggaagaacctttttgtctatggttccataaagaacctttaacatctgtttcacaaaagattctttgtggctaaagaaggttcttcagattataaaaagataagtggttctttgtggaaccaaaaaataatttttctatgGCATCTCCATGAAGAgcaccttttaaagcacctttatttttaagagtttaaagGTAACATTTAAGAAGAATGAAGCAAAAGCTTCTGTGTAAGAGTACGCCTGCACTATTAAATGCAACTTAAATTCATTATGACTTATTAGcattcaaactgcagtttcctgtcagaatgagagtaaaaataaacatgagaaGTTTGTCAGTCTAACAAGGAAACATACTGGGCAAAGTCTAATTTTAAAAGTATGATGCTATAGTTTGCGAGAAATTCGACGTGTTCAATTTTAGGTTTGATTGGATCTAATGCATACAACATTTGATAAGATTTTTGAGAGGTCAACCACAAAAAATATCTACGTTCTTCATTTCCTAAAAGCTAGACAATTTGTAGGTCATATGAAGCTACTGCATATCTGcaaaatttacagaatatcaAGTGGTGAGTTTGTTTTGTGACACTTTAGGCAATATGACTGACGACTATGAAAACTGCCTCAGCTTCTTGCAACAATCCAGATATGTCAATCCAGAGTTAAACTACTACATGATTTGCATGTAAgttatttagtaaatttaatatttttaaatccaCATACAGAATAGTACTAAGTGCGAAGTCCTAACTGAGGACAACCGTTGCAAAAAAAACTGCTTTGCCTTACCTTTCGGTGCTGTCACAGGAATGATGCTAGAATGTATAGACGAATTAAAGGACATCAGCTTAAAACTAAAACTCTTTGGCTGAAAACATACAAAGACACGCTCTGTCAACCAATGGCAGTCAAGGTGGCACATGTCATATGCACATATTGCATGAAAGAAGCTTGTAGTAGGTGAGGACCACATCTTCCTTCCTTAGATATGGAGGCGGAGACTTGCAAGCAAGTATCTCAAACGAGTGGTTTGAGTTATGActcacttttttgtttgttctacttttaaaagaatgaataaaagaaattattgCTGGTGTATTCAgcatcttgtgttttgttttcagttgtgtTTACGCTTTGCTTTCCGTTCCGTTCTGTTCACTTAAGCACTTCAATTAAGAtctaattttacaatttttttgtttattgaatttCACATCCCATGCaccattatattaaaatatttcattttttatagaatttattttataaatttattttaatgttgtggaTGCAGTGTGTAGTAAGAGTCCCACACTTCAACCAAAACTACCacattaattagacatgttcaCGTTGAGGTTAATATACATAATGGGCGGTTAT encodes the following:
- the si:dkey-172o19.2 gene encoding uncharacterized protein si:dkey-172o19.2, which codes for MSNIRSPEHLADACLPSSTGEILPSKDDPGSLRRLLPLTGSSVLAHRLFHLQSYRNPLIPNRRRKREMTPAEKKDASYWVKRKKNNEAAKRSREKRRLNDFMLEGQLLALSEENAQLRAEVLSLQYHMGIGRGLDVNHPIVPLHYPVASRLKPSLWGLPTGSAAEAPELYHSWQGSSPFISPLRVPPKSANLPSQISHLDNNADPVDTETASHPQVSSSNDPPSHPQLFPAQRASAASPPPTQLLPGLSHLATQHSNQMLPWGSSSLRPSPLHPNWPLSLPLSLRDADGSRNGVRSLWNFNSRYSMLSAEISGQLKRIFCSENS